The Panicum virgatum strain AP13 chromosome 5K, P.virgatum_v5, whole genome shotgun sequence genome has a window encoding:
- the LOC120710672 gene encoding protein AMEIOTIC 1-like, whose translation MRSRDASFGAPVMGQVLREGARKHIGDTGLIDQLLKHMTGWAPEGSVHQIGRQHNADGAMEYWLEPAELAEVRRQACVSDPYWVPPPGWKPGDNVSLVASDLQVKRQVKEFTEELNGLKRQMEQLMCKEDVDFDGMKELCENVVLMNRELKEISSFKVHSCS comes from the exons ATGCGCTCCCGCGATGCCAGCTTCGGCGCACCGGTGATGGGGCAGGTGCTGCGGGAGGGAGCCCGCAAGCACATCGGCGACACCGGCCTCATTGACCAACTGCTGAAGCACATGACTGGCTGGGCGCCGGAAGGCAGCGTTCACCAGATCGGTCGCCAGCACAATGCGGATGGTGCCATGGAGTACTGGCTTGAGCCGGCCGAACTTGCTGAGGTACGGCGACAGGCCTGTGTGTCTGATCCATACTGGGTGCCACCGCCGGGATGGAAGCCAGGTGATAATGTGTCCCTCGTGGCCAGCGACCTTCAAGTCAAGAGGCAGGTTAAGGAGTTCACGGAGGAGCTCAATGGCCTGAAAAG GCAAATGGAGCAATTAATGTGCAAGGAAGATGTCGACTTCGATGGGATGAAG GAATTGTGTGAAAATGTGGTTTTGATGAATCGTGAGCTAAAGGAGATTTCATCCTTCAAGGTACATTCATGCAGCTAG